In Mycobacterium sp. JS623, one genomic interval encodes:
- a CDS encoding NADH-quinone oxidoreductase subunit C, with protein sequence MTENNGDQADLNPPEVIGVRRGMFGAKGTGDTSGYGRLVRPVALPGSSPRPYGGYFDDVVDKLTAAIGDDGYAASIERVVVYRDELTLEVRREQLSTVAQTLRDDPGLRFELCLGVSGVHYPDDSGRELHAVYPLMSITHNRRVRVEVAAPDEDPHIPSLYGVYPTVDWHERETYDFFGIIFDGHPALTRIEMPDDWVGHPQRKDYPLGGIPVEYHGAEIPPPDQRRAYN encoded by the coding sequence GTGACTGAGAACAATGGCGACCAGGCAGATCTCAATCCACCCGAGGTCATCGGTGTGCGCCGGGGCATGTTCGGCGCGAAGGGCACAGGCGACACCTCGGGATACGGCCGTCTGGTCCGTCCGGTGGCGTTGCCAGGCAGCTCGCCGCGTCCGTACGGAGGCTATTTTGACGATGTCGTCGACAAGCTGACCGCCGCCATCGGCGACGACGGCTACGCCGCATCCATCGAGCGGGTGGTGGTTTACCGCGACGAGCTGACGCTGGAGGTTCGGCGCGAGCAGCTGTCCACGGTGGCCCAGACGCTGCGGGACGACCCGGGTCTGCGATTCGAGTTGTGTCTGGGCGTCAGCGGTGTGCACTACCCCGACGACAGCGGACGCGAACTGCACGCGGTGTACCCGCTGATGTCGATCACCCACAATCGCCGCGTCCGCGTGGAAGTCGCGGCGCCAGACGAGGACCCGCACATTCCGTCGCTATACGGGGTGTATCCGACCGTCGACTGGCATGAGCGGGAAACCTACGACTTCTTCGGCATCATCTTCGACGGCCATCCCGCCCTGACTCGCATCGAAATGCCTGACGACTGGGTGGGACACCCGCAGCGCAAGGACTATCCGCTGGGCGGCATCCCAGTGGAATACCACGGCGCCGAGATTCCACCGCCCGATCAGCGGAGGGCCTACAACTGA
- the nuoK gene encoding NADH-quinone oxidoreductase subunit NuoK — MNPDNYLYLSALLFTIGAAGVLLRRNAIVMFMCVELMLNAANLAFVAFSRMHGHLDGQVVAFFTMVVAACEVVVGLAIIMTIFRTRRSASVDEASLLKH; from the coding sequence ATGAATCCCGACAACTACCTCTACCTGTCGGCGCTGTTGTTCACCATCGGCGCGGCAGGAGTGCTGTTGCGCCGCAATGCAATCGTGATGTTCATGTGCGTGGAGCTGATGCTCAACGCAGCGAACCTCGCGTTCGTCGCGTTCTCGCGCATGCACGGCCATCTGGACGGCCAAGTGGTGGCGTTCTTCACCATGGTGGTGGCCGCATGTGAGGTCGTAGTCGGGCTCGCGATCATCATGACCATCTTCCGCACCCGCCGGTCGGCTTCGGTCGACGAAGCCAGTCTGCTGAAACACTAA
- the nuoE gene encoding NADH-quinone oxidoreductase subunit NuoE, producing MSIFIELGQRPDEPGPPIHGAKTYSADVEARLAADAEKVIAKYPQGRSALLPLLHLVQSEDGCLTSAGIAFCAAQLGLTDAEVTAVATFYSMYRRTPTGEYLVGVCTNTLCAIMGGDAILEALQDHLGIHAGETTDDGRVTLEHVECNAACDYAPVVMVNWEFFDNQTPSSARGLVDELRAGQPPTPTRGAPLCTFKETARVLAGLPDPERAAAQGPAGDATLAGLRVARERGMEAPDAGAVTDSHDGPDDAKEATEATRNQAAPDPSASVPPEPKEPETDPDATESKT from the coding sequence GTGAGCATCTTCATCGAACTGGGTCAGCGGCCAGACGAGCCCGGCCCGCCGATCCACGGTGCCAAGACCTATTCGGCCGACGTCGAAGCACGGCTGGCCGCCGATGCCGAAAAGGTGATCGCCAAGTATCCGCAGGGCAGGTCGGCGTTGCTGCCGTTGCTGCACCTTGTGCAGTCCGAGGACGGCTGCCTCACCTCGGCAGGCATTGCGTTCTGCGCGGCACAGCTGGGATTGACCGACGCTGAAGTCACCGCCGTCGCCACGTTCTATTCGATGTACCGGCGCACGCCCACAGGCGAGTACCTGGTCGGCGTCTGCACCAATACGCTCTGCGCAATCATGGGCGGGGACGCGATTCTCGAAGCGCTGCAAGATCATTTGGGCATCCACGCCGGTGAGACCACCGACGATGGCCGGGTGACACTCGAGCACGTCGAGTGCAATGCCGCCTGCGATTACGCGCCAGTCGTGATGGTCAACTGGGAGTTCTTCGACAACCAGACACCGTCGTCGGCACGCGGTCTCGTCGACGAGTTGCGGGCGGGTCAGCCGCCAACGCCGACCCGCGGCGCTCCGCTGTGCACCTTCAAGGAAACCGCGAGAGTTCTTGCGGGACTGCCTGATCCGGAGAGGGCCGCCGCGCAGGGGCCGGCAGGCGACGCTACCCTCGCCGGGCTGCGTGTCGCTCGGGAACGCGGCATGGAAGCGCCCGACGCCGGGGCCGTGACGGATTCGCACGACGGCCCCGACGACGCCAAAGAGGCGACGGAAGCGACAAGGAATCAGGCGGCTCCGGACCCATCGGCTAGCGTGCCGCCCGAGCCCAAGGAGCCCGAAACCGACCCGGACGCAACGGAATCGAAGACATGA
- a CDS encoding NADH-quinone oxidoreductase subunit G, with protein MTQTVDSGAAGASTPVEMVTVTIDGVEVSVPKGTLVIRAAELIGVQIPRFCDHPLLDPVGACRQCLVEVEGQRKPMASCTTTCTPDMVVHTQFTSEAADKAQQGVMELLLINHPLDCPVCDKGGECPLQNQAMSNGRPETRFEDVKRTFPKPINISSEVLLDRERCVLCARCTRFSDQIAGDPFIELLERGALQQVGIAPGEPFQSYYSGNTVQICPVGALTGAAYRFRARPFDLVSSPSVCEHCSSGCAQRTDHRRGKVMRRLAGDDPQVNEEWNCDKGRWAFTYTTQGDRVTTPLIRDEDGKLRPASWSEALAVASAGLSAAYGSTGVLVGGRVTVEDAYAYAKFARMVLGTNDIDFRARPHSAEEADFLAAHVAGQPMAVTYADLEKAPSVLLAGFEPEEESPIVFLRLRKAVRKNGVQVKAIAPFATRALTKMRGELIATTPGGEAAALENLADDAQLRMPGAIILVGERLATSPGALSAAAKLAAATGARLAWIPRRAGERGALEAGALPGLLPGGRPVSDASAREQTAAGWNFGDLPSTPGRDTAGILDAARSGELGALLIGGVELADLPDPDAALTAIDAAPFVVSLELRESAVTCLADVVFPVAPVVEKAGSFMNWEGRIRPFAPSLQTNALPDLRVLAFLSDELGIDLNMASAWVAGDEMARLGLWAGQRTASPQETPAPPAAPGNGQAVLASWRMLLDAGRLQDGEPHLAGTARPPVARLSAATAAGIGAADGDLVTVSSDRGTITLPLAITEMVDDTVWLPLNSPGSAVYPQLGVTAGSAVSIGRAER; from the coding sequence ATGACGCAGACCGTTGACTCGGGCGCCGCTGGCGCCTCCACCCCCGTCGAGATGGTGACCGTCACCATCGACGGCGTCGAAGTCAGTGTGCCCAAGGGCACCTTGGTGATTCGGGCCGCCGAACTGATCGGCGTCCAGATCCCGCGGTTCTGCGACCATCCGCTGCTGGACCCGGTGGGCGCGTGTAGGCAATGCCTCGTCGAGGTCGAGGGTCAGCGCAAGCCGATGGCGTCGTGCACCACGACGTGCACACCAGACATGGTGGTGCACACTCAATTCACCTCCGAAGCCGCCGACAAAGCGCAGCAGGGGGTGATGGAGCTGCTGCTCATCAACCATCCGCTGGACTGCCCGGTGTGCGACAAGGGCGGAGAGTGCCCGCTGCAGAACCAGGCGATGTCCAACGGCAGGCCTGAGACGCGGTTCGAGGACGTCAAGAGGACTTTCCCCAAGCCGATCAACATCTCCTCCGAGGTGCTGTTGGACCGGGAGCGCTGTGTGTTGTGCGCACGGTGCACGCGCTTCTCCGATCAAATCGCCGGCGACCCATTCATCGAGCTGCTCGAACGCGGTGCGCTGCAACAGGTTGGCATCGCACCCGGCGAGCCGTTCCAGTCGTACTACTCCGGCAACACCGTGCAGATCTGCCCCGTCGGCGCGCTCACCGGTGCCGCGTATCGGTTCCGCGCCCGGCCGTTCGACCTGGTGTCCAGCCCCAGCGTGTGCGAGCACTGCTCGTCGGGCTGCGCTCAGCGCACCGACCATCGACGCGGAAAAGTGATGCGCCGCTTGGCCGGTGACGATCCGCAGGTGAATGAGGAGTGGAACTGCGACAAGGGTCGGTGGGCGTTCACCTACACCACCCAGGGTGATCGCGTGACCACTCCGCTGATCCGCGACGAAGACGGTAAGTTGCGACCGGCCTCCTGGTCGGAAGCCCTTGCCGTCGCGAGCGCCGGCCTGTCAGCGGCATACGGCAGCACCGGGGTGCTCGTCGGCGGTCGGGTAACCGTCGAAGATGCCTACGCATACGCGAAGTTCGCCCGAATGGTGTTGGGCACCAACGACATCGACTTCCGCGCCCGCCCGCACAGCGCCGAGGAAGCTGATTTCCTCGCCGCGCATGTCGCGGGCCAACCGATGGCGGTGACCTACGCCGACCTGGAGAAGGCGCCGTCGGTGCTGCTTGCAGGTTTCGAACCCGAAGAGGAATCGCCCATCGTCTTCCTGCGACTGCGCAAGGCAGTCCGCAAGAACGGCGTGCAGGTCAAGGCGATAGCGCCCTTTGCCACCCGTGCCCTGACCAAGATGCGCGGAGAGCTGATCGCGACGACGCCGGGCGGCGAGGCTGCCGCCCTGGAGAACCTCGCCGACGATGCGCAGCTGAGGATGCCGGGTGCCATCATCCTCGTCGGCGAGCGGCTGGCCACGTCTCCAGGAGCGCTTTCTGCCGCAGCAAAATTGGCCGCGGCAACCGGTGCCCGACTGGCATGGATTCCCCGACGGGCCGGAGAGCGCGGCGCGTTGGAAGCTGGTGCGCTACCCGGGCTGCTGCCTGGCGGCCGACCCGTCAGCGACGCATCGGCCCGCGAACAGACTGCCGCCGGCTGGAATTTCGGCGACCTGCCGTCGACCCCGGGCCGTGACACCGCGGGCATCCTCGACGCGGCGCGAAGCGGTGAACTCGGCGCACTCCTCATCGGCGGTGTTGAGCTCGCCGACCTGCCCGACCCGGACGCGGCACTGACCGCGATCGACGCTGCGCCGTTCGTGGTCAGCCTCGAGCTACGAGAAAGCGCCGTCACCTGTCTGGCCGACGTCGTGTTCCCCGTCGCGCCGGTCGTGGAGAAGGCAGGCTCTTTCATGAACTGGGAGGGGCGAATTCGCCCATTCGCGCCGTCGCTGCAGACCAACGCTTTACCGGACTTGCGGGTGCTGGCATTCCTGTCCGACGAGCTCGGGATCGACCTGAACATGGCGTCCGCATGGGTCGCAGGCGACGAGATGGCGCGCCTGGGTCTGTGGGCAGGGCAGCGAACCGCTTCCCCGCAGGAGACACCGGCGCCGCCAGCAGCCCCGGGCAACGGACAAGCCGTGCTGGCGAGCTGGCGCATGCTGCTCGACGCGGGACGGCTACAGGATGGCGAACCGCATCTTGCCGGCACCGCGCGGCCGCCCGTCGCGCGGTTGTCAGCGGCCACCGCCGCCGGAATCGGCGCAGCCGATGGCGATCTGGTCACAGTGAGCAGTGATCGCGGCACTATCACCCTGCCGCTGGCGATCACGGAGATGGTCGACGACACCGTGTGGTTGCCGCTCAACTCCCCCGGTTCGGCGGTATATCCGCAACTCGGCGTGACGGCGGGTTCCGCCGTATCAATCGGACGGGCAGAGCGATGA
- a CDS encoding NADH-quinone oxidoreductase subunit J has protein sequence MTVEFVAALPTEAAGHTSTTEAVLFWVLGTVAVLGAIGVVSAPKAVYSAMFLATTMIVLAVFYIAQGALFLGVVQVVVYTGAVMMLFLFVLMLIGVDSSESLVETIRGQRVAAIVVGLGFGVLVIAGIGSVSVNGYTGLAEANAGGNVQGLAVLIFTKYLWAFELTGALLITAALGAMVLAHRERFERRKTQRELAQERFMPGGHPTTLPNPGVYARNNAVDIAARLPDGSASELSVSPILQKRTVSQTNGSAGNE, from the coding sequence GTGACGGTCGAGTTCGTCGCCGCGCTCCCCACGGAAGCCGCAGGGCACACCTCCACGACGGAAGCAGTGCTGTTCTGGGTGCTGGGGACGGTCGCGGTGCTCGGCGCAATCGGCGTGGTGTCCGCGCCGAAGGCGGTGTACTCCGCGATGTTCCTTGCCACCACCATGATCGTGCTGGCGGTCTTCTACATCGCGCAGGGTGCGCTGTTCCTCGGCGTCGTGCAGGTGGTGGTGTACACCGGCGCGGTGATGATGCTCTTTCTGTTCGTGCTGATGCTCATCGGCGTCGACTCCTCTGAATCGCTTGTCGAAACCATTCGGGGACAACGCGTTGCGGCGATCGTCGTCGGGCTGGGCTTCGGCGTTCTTGTCATCGCAGGTATCGGCAGCGTTTCGGTGAACGGCTACACCGGGCTCGCGGAGGCCAACGCCGGCGGCAACGTCCAGGGACTGGCGGTGCTGATCTTCACCAAGTACCTGTGGGCGTTCGAACTGACCGGCGCGCTGCTGATCACCGCCGCCCTCGGCGCGATGGTGCTGGCGCACCGCGAGCGGTTCGAGCGACGCAAGACCCAACGGGAGCTGGCGCAGGAACGTTTCATGCCCGGGGGACACCCCACCACGCTGCCCAATCCCGGTGTGTATGCCCGCAACAACGCCGTCGACATCGCCGCCCGACTTCCTGACGGGTCTGCCTCAGAGCTGTCCGTAAGCCCGATCCTGCAGAAGCGCACCGTCAGTCAGACCAACGGCAGTGCGGGTAACGAATGA
- the nuoH gene encoding NADH-quinone oxidoreductase subunit NuoH yields MTYPDPTLFGHDPWWLIIVKALLVFVYLMLSVLIAILIERKLLGWMQMRPGPNRVGPWGLLQSLVDGVKLALKEGLIPAGVDKFIYLAAPVISVVPAFIAFAVIPMGGAVSVFGHRTALQLTDMPVAVLYVLAATSIGVYGIVLAGWASGSTYPLLGGLRSSAQVISYEIAMALSFAAVFIYAGTMSTSGIVASQQGLWYIFPLLPSFLVYLTSMVGETNRAPFDLPEAEGELVGGFHTEYSSIKFAMFMLAEYVNMTTVSALATTLFLGGWHAPWPINMWEGANHGWWPLLWFVAKVWTFMFFFFWLRATLPRMRYDQFMGLGWKVLIPVSLVWIMIVSSTRALRNQGYDQLTTALITVGTVVALVILFLLARSLRSRTAAKLPAQAVDSGAFPVPPLPTAAKEIAPKEKSNA; encoded by the coding sequence ATGACATATCCGGATCCCACACTGTTCGGCCATGATCCGTGGTGGCTGATCATCGTCAAGGCGCTCTTGGTCTTCGTGTACCTCATGTTGTCCGTGCTGATCGCGATTCTGATCGAGCGCAAGCTCCTCGGCTGGATGCAGATGCGGCCTGGCCCCAATCGCGTCGGCCCGTGGGGGCTGTTGCAATCTCTGGTCGACGGCGTCAAGCTGGCCCTCAAAGAGGGCCTCATCCCCGCGGGAGTGGACAAGTTCATTTACCTTGCAGCGCCGGTCATCTCGGTAGTGCCCGCGTTCATCGCGTTTGCCGTCATCCCGATGGGCGGCGCGGTGTCCGTCTTCGGACATCGGACCGCGCTGCAGCTGACCGACATGCCGGTCGCGGTGCTCTATGTTCTTGCCGCGACATCCATCGGGGTGTACGGAATCGTGTTGGCGGGGTGGGCATCCGGCTCCACCTACCCACTGCTCGGTGGGCTGCGATCGAGCGCCCAGGTGATCTCCTACGAGATCGCGATGGCTCTGTCGTTCGCGGCGGTCTTCATCTACGCGGGCACGATGTCGACCTCTGGGATCGTCGCCTCACAGCAGGGCCTGTGGTACATCTTCCCGCTGCTGCCGTCGTTCCTGGTCTACCTCACGTCGATGGTCGGCGAAACCAACCGAGCCCCTTTCGATCTGCCCGAGGCCGAAGGCGAGTTGGTCGGTGGATTCCACACCGAGTACTCGTCGATCAAATTCGCGATGTTCATGCTCGCCGAGTACGTCAACATGACAACGGTTTCGGCGCTGGCCACGACGTTGTTCCTCGGCGGGTGGCACGCCCCGTGGCCGATCAACATGTGGGAAGGCGCGAACCACGGTTGGTGGCCGCTGCTGTGGTTCGTCGCGAAGGTCTGGACCTTCATGTTCTTCTTCTTCTGGTTGCGTGCCACCTTGCCCCGAATGCGCTACGACCAATTCATGGGCCTGGGCTGGAAGGTGCTGATTCCGGTCTCCCTGGTGTGGATCATGATCGTCTCCAGCACGCGCGCGCTGCGTAATCAGGGGTATGACCAACTGACGACGGCGCTGATCACCGTCGGCACCGTCGTAGCACTGGTCATCCTGTTCCTGTTGGCCAGATCGCTACGGTCGAGAACCGCAGCAAAGCTTCCCGCGCAAGCCGTTGATTCGGGCGCGTTCCCAGTGCCGCCGCTACCGACGGCGGCCAAGGAGATTGCGCCAAAGGAGAAGTCAAATGCCTAA
- the nuoF gene encoding NADH-quinone oxidoreductase subunit NuoF: MTQLTPVLSRFWDEPEAWSMETYRRHDGYKALERALGMTPDDVIARVKDSGLRGRGGAGFPTGTKWSFIPQDDTGAGAKPHFLVVNADESEPGTCKDIPLMLTTPHFLVEGVIIAAYAIRAHHAFIYVRGEVLPVLRRLQAAVAEAYEAGYLGTDILGSGFDLELIVHAGAGAYICGEETALLDSLEGRRGQPRLRPPFPAVAGLYASPTVVNNVESIASVPPVLLNGVDWFRSMGTEKSPGFTLYSLSGHVTNPGQYEAPLGITLRELLEYAGGVRAGHSLKFWTPGGSSTPLLTDEHLDVPLDYEGMAGVGTMLGTKALQIFDETTCVVRAVRRWTEFYAHESCGKCTPCREGTYWLAQIYERLETGAGTEEDIQKLLDISDNIFGKSFCALGDGAAAPIMSSIKFFREEYIEHLSGGCPFDPHASTLMATEEVGV, from the coding sequence ATGACGCAACTGACTCCGGTGTTGAGCCGGTTCTGGGACGAACCCGAAGCATGGTCGATGGAAACCTATCGCCGCCATGACGGGTACAAGGCGCTCGAGCGCGCGCTCGGCATGACCCCCGACGACGTCATCGCCAGGGTGAAGGATTCGGGTCTGCGCGGCCGCGGCGGCGCCGGCTTCCCGACCGGCACCAAGTGGTCGTTCATCCCGCAGGACGACACGGGCGCCGGCGCGAAACCGCACTTCCTGGTTGTCAACGCCGACGAGTCGGAACCCGGTACGTGTAAAGACATTCCGCTGATGTTGACGACGCCGCATTTCCTGGTCGAGGGCGTGATCATCGCGGCGTACGCGATCCGGGCGCACCACGCATTCATCTACGTTCGCGGTGAGGTCCTGCCTGTGCTGCGGCGACTGCAGGCCGCGGTCGCAGAGGCCTATGAAGCCGGCTACTTGGGCACGGACATCTTGGGCTCGGGCTTCGATCTGGAACTGATCGTGCATGCCGGCGCGGGCGCCTACATCTGTGGTGAGGAGACCGCGCTGCTGGATTCCCTTGAGGGTCGTCGCGGCCAGCCCAGGCTGCGGCCCCCGTTCCCCGCGGTCGCGGGGCTTTACGCGTCTCCCACGGTGGTCAACAATGTGGAGTCAATCGCCAGTGTGCCGCCGGTTCTGCTCAACGGGGTCGATTGGTTCCGGTCGATGGGGACGGAGAAGTCACCCGGGTTCACCCTGTACTCGCTGTCCGGACATGTCACCAATCCTGGTCAATACGAAGCGCCGCTGGGTATCACGCTGCGCGAGCTACTCGAATACGCGGGCGGTGTCCGGGCAGGCCACTCCCTGAAGTTCTGGACGCCGGGGGGTTCCTCGACACCGCTGCTGACGGACGAACACCTCGACGTGCCACTGGATTACGAAGGAATGGCAGGCGTCGGCACGATGCTCGGCACCAAGGCGCTGCAGATCTTTGACGAAACCACCTGTGTGGTGCGCGCGGTGCGCCGCTGGACCGAGTTCTACGCCCACGAGTCCTGCGGCAAGTGCACACCGTGTCGCGAGGGGACGTACTGGCTGGCGCAGATCTACGAACGCCTGGAGACCGGCGCGGGTACCGAAGAGGACATCCAAAAGCTGCTGGACATCTCCGACAACATCTTCGGAAAGTCGTTCTGCGCCTTGGGCGACGGTGCGGCGGCGCCGATCATGTCGTCGATCAAGTTCTTCCGCGAAGAGTACATCGAACACCTGTCCGGGGGATGTCCTTTCGACCCGCATGCCTCGACGCTGATGGCCACGGAAGAGGTAGGTGTCTAG
- the nuoL gene encoding NADH-quinone oxidoreductase subunit L gives MTTLVWLVIALPLAGAAILLLAGRRTNSWGHLLGCLASLSSFGAGAVLFVDMLGRHAEDRVVHQALFSWVPVARLQVDFGLQLDALSMCFVLLITGVGSLIHIYSIGYMAVDPERRRFFAYLNLFLAAMLLLVLADNYLGLYVGWEGVGLASYLLIGFWQHKPTAATAAKKAFVVNRVGDMGLAIALMVMFAYIGSISYAGVFSAAPKLSEGVLTAIGLLLLLAACGKSAQVPLQSWLGDAMEGPTPVSALIHAATMVTAGVYLIVRSGPVFNLAPNAQLGVVIVGAVTLLFGAIVGCAKDDIKKALAASTMSQIGYMVLAAGLGPAGYAFAIMHLLTHGFFKAGLFLGAGSVMHAMNDEVNMRRYGGLRKALPITFATFGLGYLAIIGVPPLAGFFSKDGIIEAALGSGGIKGPILGAAAILGAGITAFYMTRVMLMTFFGEKRWADDVHPHESPAVMTWPMILLAVGSVFSGGFFAIGGTLQHWLEPVVGAHEEAHATPVWVATTVILVVVAVGIALAYRMYAGRPVPEGVPAGSALTVAARRDLYGDAFNERVFMRPGWQLTEGLVEIDDDAVDGAANGLAAIVGRISDGFRQLQTGFARSYALSMLAGAALVVAAILAVQLW, from the coding sequence ATGACAACTCTTGTGTGGCTGGTGATCGCCCTCCCACTGGCGGGGGCCGCCATCCTTCTGCTCGCAGGCAGACGAACCAACAGCTGGGGTCACCTGCTGGGCTGCCTGGCCTCGCTGTCCTCGTTCGGTGCGGGCGCCGTGCTTTTCGTCGACATGCTCGGCCGCCATGCAGAAGACCGGGTGGTTCACCAGGCCCTGTTCTCCTGGGTGCCGGTGGCTCGACTGCAGGTGGACTTTGGCCTGCAACTCGACGCACTCTCGATGTGCTTCGTGCTGCTGATCACCGGCGTCGGCTCGCTGATCCACATCTACTCGATCGGCTACATGGCCGTAGATCCTGAGCGCAGACGGTTTTTCGCTTACCTCAATCTGTTCCTCGCCGCGATGCTGCTACTGGTGCTCGCCGACAACTACCTCGGACTGTACGTCGGGTGGGAAGGCGTCGGCCTGGCGTCCTACCTGCTGATCGGCTTCTGGCAGCACAAGCCCACCGCGGCAACGGCGGCCAAGAAGGCCTTTGTGGTCAACCGCGTCGGCGACATGGGGCTTGCCATCGCGCTGATGGTGATGTTCGCCTACATCGGGTCGATCTCTTACGCGGGAGTCTTCTCGGCCGCACCGAAGCTCAGTGAAGGCGTACTGACCGCGATCGGCTTATTGCTGTTGCTCGCCGCGTGCGGCAAGTCGGCACAGGTGCCGCTGCAGTCCTGGCTCGGCGACGCGATGGAGGGCCCGACGCCGGTGTCCGCGCTCATCCACGCCGCCACCATGGTCACCGCTGGCGTGTACCTGATTGTGCGGTCGGGTCCGGTATTCAACTTGGCGCCCAACGCCCAGCTGGGCGTCGTGATCGTCGGCGCGGTGACGTTGTTGTTCGGCGCAATCGTCGGCTGCGCCAAGGACGACATCAAAAAGGCGCTTGCCGCCTCGACCATGTCGCAGATCGGCTACATGGTGCTGGCCGCAGGCCTCGGCCCCGCCGGCTACGCGTTCGCGATCATGCACCTGCTCACCCACGGCTTCTTCAAGGCCGGCCTGTTCCTCGGCGCCGGCTCGGTCATGCACGCCATGAACGACGAGGTGAACATGCGCCGCTACGGCGGCCTGCGCAAGGCGCTGCCGATCACGTTCGCGACATTCGGGCTCGGCTACCTCGCGATCATCGGCGTCCCGCCGCTGGCCGGCTTCTTCTCCAAGGACGGCATCATCGAGGCCGCGCTTGGCAGCGGCGGAATCAAAGGCCCGATCCTCGGTGCCGCCGCGATCCTCGGCGCAGGCATCACCGCGTTCTACATGACCCGCGTGATGCTGATGACGTTCTTCGGCGAAAAGCGTTGGGCTGACGACGTTCACCCGCACGAGTCACCCGCCGTCATGACGTGGCCGATGATCCTGTTGGCCGTCGGCTCGGTGTTCTCCGGCGGCTTTTTCGCGATCGGCGGCACCCTGCAGCATTGGCTCGAACCGGTCGTCGGCGCGCATGAGGAGGCACACGCGACGCCGGTGTGGGTGGCCACCACGGTGATTCTCGTTGTGGTCGCCGTCGGAATCGCGCTCGCGTACCGCATGTACGCCGGGCGCCCGGTGCCCGAAGGGGTGCCGGCGGGTTCGGCACTCACCGTTGCGGCCCGCCGGGATCTCTACGGGGACGCCTTCAACGAGCGGGTGTTCATGCGGCCCGGTTGGCAGCTCACCGAGGGACTCGTCGAGATCGACGACGACGCGGTCGACGGCGCCGCCAACGGACTGGCCGCCATCGTCGGCCGAATCTCGGACGGATTCCGGCAATTGCAAACCGGATTCGCCCGCTCGTACGCCCTGTCGATGTTGGCCGGTGCGGCCCTTGTGGTCGCCGCGATCCTGGCGGTGCAGCTGTGGTGA
- the nuoD gene encoding NADH dehydrogenase (quinone) subunit D gives MSAPTNPPDRVVVVGGQDWDQVVAAARENAASHAGERIVVNMGPQHPSTHGVLRLILEIEGETIVSARAGIGYLHTGIEKNLEFRNWTQGVTFVTRMDYLSPLFNETVYCLGVEKLLGVTEDIPQRASVIRVMMMELNRISSHLVALATGGMELGSMGAMFYGFRDREQILSIFETITGLRMNNAYIRPGGVAMDLPDEAVPQIRDMLELMPKRLKDLEDLLSENYIWKARTQGIGYLDLTGCMALGITGPCLRSTGLPHDLRRAQPYCGYENYEFDVITDDACDSYGRYLIRVKEMHESLKIVEQCLDKLRPGPVMITDKKLAWPADLKLGPDGLGNSPEHIAKIMGHSMEGLIHHFKLVTEGIRVPAGQVYVAVESPRGELGVHMVSDGGTRPYRVHYRDPSFNNLQAVAAMCEGGMVADAITAVASIDPVMGGVDR, from the coding sequence ATGAGCGCACCCACCAACCCGCCCGACAGGGTGGTCGTCGTCGGCGGCCAGGACTGGGACCAAGTCGTTGCTGCCGCAAGGGAAAACGCGGCTTCGCATGCCGGCGAACGGATCGTCGTCAACATGGGACCGCAGCACCCCTCCACCCACGGAGTGCTGCGGCTGATCCTCGAGATCGAGGGGGAGACGATCGTCTCGGCCCGGGCGGGCATCGGCTATCTGCACACCGGCATCGAGAAGAACCTGGAGTTCCGCAACTGGACCCAAGGCGTCACCTTCGTGACCCGAATGGATTACCTCTCACCGCTTTTCAACGAAACGGTGTACTGCCTCGGCGTCGAGAAGCTGCTCGGCGTCACCGAGGACATCCCGCAGCGAGCCAGTGTCATCCGCGTGATGATGATGGAGCTCAACCGCATCTCGTCGCATCTGGTCGCGCTCGCCACCGGCGGGATGGAGCTGGGCTCCATGGGCGCAATGTTCTACGGCTTCCGCGACCGCGAGCAGATCCTGTCGATCTTCGAAACCATCACCGGGCTGCGGATGAACAACGCGTACATCCGACCCGGCGGGGTCGCAATGGATCTGCCCGACGAAGCCGTCCCACAGATCCGCGACATGCTCGAGCTGATGCCGAAGCGCCTGAAAGACCTCGAAGATCTGTTGAGTGAGAACTACATCTGGAAGGCGCGCACCCAGGGCATCGGTTACCTGGACCTGACCGGCTGCATGGCGCTTGGCATCACCGGCCCCTGCCTACGCTCCACTGGCCTCCCCCACGATCTGCGCAGGGCGCAGCCGTATTGCGGCTACGAGAACTACGAGTTCGACGTCATCACCGACGATGCATGTGACTCCTACGGCCGCTACCTGATCCGGGTCAAGGAGATGCACGAGTCGCTGAAAATCGTCGAGCAGTGCCTCGACAAGTTGCGGCCCGGCCCGGTCATGATCACCGACAAGAAGCTGGCGTGGCCGGCCGACCTCAAGCTCGGGCCCGACGGCCTGGGCAACTCGCCCGAACACATCGCCAAGATCATGGGCCACTCGATGGAGGGACTCATCCACCACTTCAAGCTCGTCACCGAAGGCATCCGCGTTCCCGCGGGTCAGGTGTATGTCGCAGTCGAGTCGCCGCGCGGTGAGCTCGGCGTGCACATGGTCTCCGACGGCGGCACCCGACCGTATCGGGTGCACTACCGAGATCCCTCGTTCAACAATCTGCAGGCCGTCGCCGCAATGTGCGAAGGCGGCATGGTCGCCGATGCGATCACCGCGGTGGCGTCGATCGACCCGGTAATGGGTGGGGTTGATAGGTGA